Proteins encoded by one window of Corythoichthys intestinalis isolate RoL2023-P3 chromosome 20, ASM3026506v1, whole genome shotgun sequence:
- the msrb2 gene encoding methionine-R-sulfoxide reductase B2, mitochondrial, protein MSRLVTRLLFISKHSRAALSLLPKRIPASCQVHTSPVLTSLTRYDETTDWQKKLSPEQYVVTREKGTEVPFSGIYLNHYEVGMYHCVCCDSPLFSSEAKYDSGTGWPAFKEAHGTWERDESHTSIIRRPDNSLGSASMEVLCKNCDAHLGHVFEDGPDPTGQRFCINSAALNFKPRDNNKRDVTEEN, encoded by the exons ATGTCTCGACTAGTCACTCGGCTCCTTTTCATTTCTAAACATTCAAGAGCTGCACTATCGTTATTACCAAAGCGCATCCCAGCCTCGTGCCAAGTACACACAAGTCCGG TCCTGACATCCCTCACCCGTTATGATGAAACTACAGACTGGCAAAAGAAACTCTCCCCTGAGCAATATGTCGTGACAAGAGAAAAGGGGACTGAGGTG CCCTTTAGTGGGATCTACTTGAACCACTATGAAGTGGGGATGTACCACTGTGTATGCTGTGATTCACCACTCTTCAG CTCAGAGGCTAAGTACGACTCTGGGACAGGCTGGCCAGCTTTCAAGGAGGCTCATGGCACTTGGGAGCGAGATGAGAGCCACACTTCCATTATTCGTCGCCCTGACAACAGTTTGGGGAGTGCCAGCATGGAGGTCCTTTGTAAAAAT TGTGATGCCCACTTGGGTCATGTATTTGAGGATGGTCCAGACCCAACTGGTCAGCGGTTCTGTATTAACAGTGCAGCCCTCAACTTTAAACCTAGAGACAACAACAAACGTGACGTGACTGAAGAAAACTGA